A stretch of Pseudoclavibacter chungangensis DNA encodes these proteins:
- a CDS encoding dipeptide ABC transporter ATP-binding protein, producing the protein MSRATTNESRPHERAGEVAAEVRDLRITFATDGGEVTGVDDVTLVIRRGETLAIVGESGSGKTVTARALLGLVAETATVRGGAFLETADGEIDVTRAHGERLRELRGPEVAMVFQEPSTALNPVFTVGWQIAEGLRAHRDLSRAEAKREAVAILDRVGIPDAEQRVNAYPHQFSGGQKQRIVIAMALALGSRVLVADEPTTALDVTVQAEILDLLRGIRDEFGTAIVIITHNMGVVADLADRVAVMYRGRIVEHAPVRELFEHPKDPYTQKLLAAVPSIAADVTPRELVAPEGRTEPVVVARGLEITYPGTLGRGAFRAVKGVDFEIAPGEVLGLVGESGSGKTTIGRSLVGLTKVTGGSVNVLGTEMNGVRERALHAIRPDIGFVFQDPATSFNPLLTIAECVAEPLVVHGRARDARAARERVDELLESVQLPHVLGDRYPHELSGGQRQRASLARALALDPTLLIADEPTSALDVSVQARVLELFAELQARHGFSAVFISHDLAVVHKLAHRVAVLYHGELVEQGEVNQVLTAPEHPYTQRLVASLPVPDPVLQARRREELRALAEDPA; encoded by the coding sequence ATGAGCCGCGCGACGACGAACGAGTCTCGCCCGCACGAGCGTGCGGGTGAGGTCGCGGCCGAAGTCCGCGACCTGCGCATCACGTTCGCGACGGACGGCGGCGAGGTCACCGGCGTCGACGACGTGACGCTCGTGATCAGGCGCGGCGAGACGCTCGCGATCGTGGGCGAGTCGGGCTCGGGCAAGACCGTCACGGCGCGTGCCCTGCTCGGCCTCGTCGCCGAGACGGCGACCGTCCGGGGCGGTGCGTTCCTCGAGACCGCCGACGGTGAGATCGACGTGACCCGCGCGCACGGTGAGCGGTTGCGCGAGCTGCGCGGCCCGGAGGTCGCGATGGTGTTCCAGGAGCCCTCGACGGCCCTGAATCCGGTGTTCACGGTCGGTTGGCAGATCGCGGAGGGACTGCGCGCCCACCGCGATCTGTCGCGTGCCGAGGCGAAGCGCGAGGCCGTCGCGATCCTCGATCGGGTGGGGATCCCCGACGCCGAGCAGCGGGTGAACGCGTACCCGCACCAGTTCTCGGGCGGCCAGAAGCAGCGCATCGTGATCGCGATGGCGCTCGCGCTCGGGTCGCGCGTGCTCGTGGCCGACGAGCCGACGACGGCGCTCGACGTGACGGTGCAGGCCGAGATCCTCGACCTGCTGCGCGGCATCCGCGACGAGTTCGGGACGGCGATCGTCATCATCACGCACAACATGGGTGTGGTCGCGGATCTCGCCGATCGCGTCGCGGTCATGTATCGCGGCCGGATCGTGGAGCACGCGCCCGTGCGCGAGCTGTTCGAGCATCCGAAGGATCCGTACACGCAGAAGCTGCTCGCGGCCGTGCCGAGCATCGCGGCCGATGTGACGCCGCGCGAGCTCGTCGCGCCCGAGGGGCGGACGGAGCCGGTCGTCGTCGCGCGTGGTCTCGAGATCACGTATCCGGGGACGCTCGGCCGCGGTGCGTTCCGTGCCGTGAAGGGCGTCGACTTCGAGATCGCGCCGGGCGAGGTGCTCGGACTCGTGGGCGAGTCGGGCTCGGGCAAGACGACGATCGGGCGTTCCCTCGTGGGGCTCACGAAGGTGACCGGCGGCTCGGTGAACGTGCTCGGCACCGAGATGAACGGGGTGCGTGAGCGGGCGCTGCACGCGATCCGGCCCGACATCGGCTTCGTGTTCCAGGACCCGGCGACGAGCTTCAATCCGCTGCTCACGATCGCGGAGTGCGTGGCGGAGCCGCTCGTGGTGCACGGGCGGGCGCGCGATGCACGTGCGGCGCGCGAGCGCGTCGACGAGCTGCTCGAGTCGGTGCAGCTCCCCCACGTGCTCGGCGATCGGTACCCGCACGAGCTCTCGGGCGGGCAGCGTCAGCGCGCGTCGCTCGCGCGGGCGCTCGCGCTCGATCCGACACTGCTCATCGCCGACGAGCCGACCTCGGCGCTCGACGTGAGCGTGCAGGCGCGCGTGCTCGAGCTGTTCGCCGAACTGCAGGCACGGCATGGCTTCTCGGCCGTGTTCATCTCGCACGACCTCGCGGTCGTCCACAAGCTCGCGCACCGCGTCGCCGTGCTCTATCACGGCGAACTCGTCGAGCAGGGCGAGGTGAACCAGGTGCTCACCGCCCCGGAGCACCCGTACACGCAGCGCCTCGTCGCCTCGCTCCCCGTCCCCGACCCGGTGCTGCAAGCGCGCCGCCGCGAGGAGCTGCGAGCCCTCGCGGAAGACCCCGCCTGA
- a CDS encoding DUF664 domain-containing protein, translated as MIEFMQPADQWPERRPPPGDASEADLLRAFLESKRETFDLQIRYCDPRHLGQRFPRVSLSLSALAVRFTQLEHRLFCEMWAGLDPDPRLPPEPLGPHDKEWYDTFIAGRDPLVFIERWREAVDNSRALVGAMDDCGTRASEDMAPVSLRWLMLTAIDDYSSFLGFTTLSAKPIPATGRYEFVPPGVEDQQESGQRPHPQLDLDLGF; from the coding sequence GTGATCGAGTTCATGCAGCCCGCGGATCAGTGGCCCGAGCGGCGTCCCCCGCCGGGAGACGCGAGTGAGGCCGATCTGCTGCGCGCGTTCCTCGAGTCGAAGCGCGAGACGTTCGACCTGCAGATCCGCTACTGCGACCCGCGCCACCTCGGGCAGCGCTTCCCGCGCGTCTCGCTGTCGCTCTCGGCGCTCGCGGTGCGCTTCACGCAGCTCGAGCACCGGCTGTTCTGCGAGATGTGGGCGGGGCTCGATCCCGATCCGCGCCTGCCGCCCGAGCCGCTCGGGCCGCACGACAAGGAGTGGTACGACACGTTCATCGCGGGACGCGATCCGCTCGTGTTCATCGAGCGGTGGCGTGAGGCGGTCGACAACAGCCGCGCGCTCGTCGGCGCGATGGACGATTGCGGCACGCGCGCGAGCGAGGACATGGCGCCCGTCTCGCTGCGGTGGCTCATGCTCACCGCGATCGACGACTACTCGTCGTTCCTCGGGTTCACGACGCTCTCGGCGAAGCCGATCCCGGCGACGGGCCGGTACGAGTTCGTCCCACCGGGTGTGGAGGACCAGCAGGAGAGCGGCCAGCGCCCCCACCCCCAGCTCGACCTCGATCTGGGCTTCTGA
- a CDS encoding SRPBCC family protein, with translation MTQSPLNDDHEDDDAHWSVSDSIRVAASPDVVYDLVSDVTRTGEWSPECRAAEWVAESLPGGRVGDRFLGHNDDGNRQWTTTSEVVVADRPTRFEWVPLVDVLPGGGGVHWAYRIEHAEGGSLLTEEWVFPRDARERYDARYEDGDGPERRELRRRNAVAGIPATLRRIKVIAEGDLPPA, from the coding sequence ATGACCCAGAGCCCGCTGAACGACGACCACGAGGACGACGACGCCCACTGGAGCGTCTCGGATTCCATCCGCGTCGCGGCATCACCCGACGTCGTGTACGACCTCGTGAGCGATGTCACGCGAACGGGCGAGTGGTCGCCCGAGTGCCGCGCCGCGGAGTGGGTCGCCGAATCGCTGCCCGGTGGCCGCGTCGGCGACCGGTTCCTCGGCCACAACGACGACGGCAACCGGCAGTGGACGACGACGAGCGAGGTCGTCGTCGCCGATCGGCCGACGCGCTTCGAGTGGGTCCCGCTCGTTGACGTCCTTCCCGGCGGGGGCGGCGTGCACTGGGCGTATCGCATCGAGCACGCCGAGGGCGGCTCGCTGCTCACCGAGGAGTGGGTGTTCCCCCGCGACGCGCGCGAGCGCTACGACGCGAGGTACGAGGACGGCGACGGCCCCGAACGGCGCGAGCTGCGGCGACGGAACGCGGTCGCCGGCATCCCCGCGACGCTGCGCCGCATCAAGGTCATCGCCGAGGGGGATCTGCCGCCCGCGTGA
- a CDS encoding FdhF/YdeP family oxidoreductase, whose translation MAQRPPVKDIDEDALKVSKPERHAAGMKAVMVALDRGIAQGGVARTASSLLRINQRGGFDCPGCAWPEPEGHRKTAEFCENGAKAVAEENTLRTVGPEFWAAHSINDLADKTEYWLGNQGRITQPVVIRPGDTHYSPITWQEAFDLIGERIRATTPDRCVFYTSGRTANETAYMYQLFARAIGTNNLPDCSNMCHESSGTALNPTIGIGKGTVSLEDITTAKLILTVGQNPGTNHPRMLSALADCRKNGGRVIAVNPLPEAGLLGFKDPQTVEGVVGDGTQIADEFAQIKVGGDLALFQALGHLLLAEEARNPGSVVDRAFVDENTEGFEAWAEARAELDWDVTERATGLARVQIERISRYLIESDATIFCWALGITQQPHSVDTIKEIINLLLVQGNFGKPGAGACPVRGHSNVQGDRTMGIWEKPKEPLLAALDAEFGIVSPREWGVDSTETVERFEHDEVDVFVSMGGNFALACSDTDALEAGMSRAGLTVHVSTKPNRSHVVHGRTSLILPTLGRTDIDDKHAAGAQFLSVEDSMSVVHSTQGRLRPVSEHLLAEPVIIARMAQATLGDDHPIDWHAMAEDYDVVRDHISRTLPGFEDFNRRVRQRNGFVLPNPPRDTRSFKTEIGKGVFTVSPLEYLDAPEGHLILQTMRSHDQYNTTFYGLDDRYRGIKDARRVILVHPADLAALGFQDRDLADVISSFDGTERRADRFRLVSYPTARGCAAAYFPEANALVHRGLVARESNTPGYKAMTVRFVPHQAYGGNDDEVRGAKVREDTVREDGVTA comes from the coding sequence ATGGCACAGCGACCACCGGTCAAGGACATCGACGAGGACGCCCTCAAGGTTTCGAAGCCCGAGCGCCACGCAGCGGGCATGAAGGCCGTCATGGTCGCGCTCGACCGCGGCATCGCCCAGGGCGGCGTCGCCCGCACCGCCTCGTCGCTCCTGCGCATCAACCAGCGCGGCGGCTTCGACTGCCCCGGCTGCGCATGGCCCGAGCCCGAGGGACACCGCAAGACGGCCGAGTTCTGCGAGAACGGCGCGAAGGCGGTCGCGGAGGAGAACACGCTCCGCACGGTGGGGCCGGAATTCTGGGCGGCGCACTCGATCAACGACCTCGCCGACAAGACCGAGTACTGGCTCGGCAACCAGGGCCGCATCACGCAGCCCGTCGTGATCCGCCCCGGCGACACCCACTACTCGCCGATCACGTGGCAGGAGGCGTTCGACCTCATCGGCGAGCGCATCCGCGCGACGACGCCCGATCGCTGCGTGTTCTACACCTCCGGCCGCACGGCGAACGAGACCGCGTACATGTACCAGCTGTTCGCGCGCGCGATCGGCACGAACAACCTGCCCGACTGCTCCAACATGTGCCACGAGTCGAGCGGCACCGCGCTCAACCCGACGATCGGGATCGGCAAGGGCACCGTCTCGCTCGAGGACATCACGACCGCGAAGCTCATCCTCACGGTCGGCCAGAACCCCGGCACGAACCACCCGCGCATGCTCTCCGCGCTCGCCGACTGCCGCAAGAACGGCGGCAGGGTCATCGCCGTCAACCCGCTGCCCGAGGCCGGCCTGCTCGGCTTCAAGGACCCCCAGACCGTCGAGGGCGTCGTCGGCGACGGGACGCAGATCGCGGACGAGTTCGCGCAGATCAAGGTGGGTGGCGACCTCGCGCTCTTCCAGGCCCTCGGGCACCTGCTGCTCGCCGAGGAGGCCCGCAACCCCGGCTCGGTCGTCGACCGTGCGTTCGTGGACGAGAACACCGAGGGCTTCGAGGCGTGGGCCGAGGCGCGCGCCGAGCTCGACTGGGACGTCACCGAACGCGCCACGGGTCTCGCTCGCGTGCAGATCGAACGCATCAGCCGGTACCTCATCGAATCGGACGCGACGATCTTCTGCTGGGCACTCGGCATCACGCAGCAGCCGCACTCGGTCGACACGATCAAGGAGATCATCAACCTGCTGCTCGTGCAGGGGAACTTCGGGAAGCCCGGTGCAGGCGCGTGCCCCGTGCGCGGCCACTCGAACGTCCAGGGCGACCGCACGATGGGCATCTGGGAGAAGCCGAAGGAGCCGCTGCTCGCGGCGCTCGACGCCGAGTTCGGCATCGTCTCGCCGCGCGAATGGGGCGTCGATTCGACCGAGACGGTCGAACGCTTCGAGCACGACGAGGTCGACGTGTTCGTCTCGATGGGCGGCAACTTCGCGCTCGCGTGCTCCGACACCGACGCGCTCGAGGCCGGCATGTCGCGCGCCGGACTCACGGTGCACGTGTCGACGAAACCGAATCGCTCGCACGTCGTGCACGGGCGGACCTCGCTCATCCTCCCCACCCTCGGGCGCACCGACATCGACGACAAGCACGCCGCGGGGGCGCAGTTCCTGTCGGTCGAGGACTCCATGTCGGTCGTCCACTCGACGCAGGGGCGCCTCCGCCCCGTCTCGGAGCACCTCCTCGCCGAGCCCGTCATCATCGCGCGCATGGCGCAGGCGACGCTCGGCGACGACCACCCGATCGACTGGCACGCGATGGCCGAGGACTACGACGTCGTCCGCGACCACATCTCGCGCACCCTGCCGGGCTTCGAGGACTTCAACCGCCGCGTGCGGCAGCGCAACGGCTTCGTGCTGCCGAACCCGCCGCGCGACACGCGGTCGTTCAAGACCGAGATCGGGAAGGGTGTGTTCACGGTCAGCCCGCTCGAGTACCTCGATGCGCCCGAGGGGCACCTCATCCTGCAGACGATGCGCAGCCACGACCAGTACAACACCACCTTCTACGGGCTCGACGACCGCTACCGCGGCATCAAGGACGCGCGACGCGTGATCCTCGTGCACCCCGCCGACCTCGCCGCCCTCGGGTTCCAGGACCGCGACCTCGCCGACGTCATCTCGAGTTTCGACGGCACCGAACGGCGCGCCGACCGCTTCCGGCTCGTGTCGTACCCGACGGCGCGTGGCTGCGCGGCCGCGTACTTCCCCGAGGCGAACGCGCTCGTGCACCGCGGGCTCGTCGCCCGGGAGTCGAACACCCCCGGTTACAAGGCCATGACCGTGCGCTTCGTCCCCCACCAGGCCTACGGGGGAAACGACGACGAGGTGCGCGGCGCGAAGGTCCGTGAGGACACGGTTCGAGAGGACGGAGTGACGGCATGA
- a CDS encoding DNA glycosylase AlkZ-like family protein, with the protein MSDERLSAAEVRALVIGAQFAPSFGDAAEVLTHTGILQLDPLARVEKAHRLTALTRLGPRARAKRIDAQLWRDDVAVAFETVSRIACLVPVGDWPLHRLERERAAGTVEPELRDRILAIVSSLPDGATIGDIETGTASQRTTGWEWSPVKIATEHLLRQGELVVTTRRGVARVFDLPERRLPAAAARVRLDDAEVLAGLAHRALRSLGVVTVGDLTRVFRLTRAQAEAGLESAGAVRASVEGWRETAYVDRDAAVLSTSPHEVAPLDGPRLVGPFDQLLRDRARAQRVFGFDYTFEAYKPVADRVHGHYVLGVLAGDRFVGRVDARRDGPALLLGEVVPERGMRRRSAAAAARRAGRRLARQLELELTEPTP; encoded by the coding sequence GTGAGCGACGAACGGCTGAGTGCGGCGGAGGTGCGTGCGCTCGTGATCGGTGCGCAGTTCGCGCCGAGCTTCGGTGATGCGGCCGAGGTGCTCACGCACACGGGCATCCTGCAGCTCGATCCGCTCGCGCGGGTCGAGAAGGCCCATCGACTCACGGCCCTCACGCGGCTCGGGCCGCGCGCCCGCGCGAAACGGATCGATGCGCAGCTGTGGCGCGACGACGTGGCGGTCGCGTTCGAGACGGTGTCGCGCATCGCGTGCCTCGTGCCCGTCGGGGACTGGCCGCTGCACCGGCTCGAGCGGGAGCGTGCGGCGGGCACGGTCGAGCCCGAACTGCGCGACCGCATTCTCGCGATCGTGTCGTCGTTGCCCGACGGTGCGACGATCGGCGACATCGAGACGGGCACGGCATCGCAGCGGACGACGGGCTGGGAGTGGTCGCCCGTCAAGATCGCGACCGAGCACCTGTTGCGACAGGGCGAACTCGTCGTGACGACGCGTCGCGGCGTCGCGCGCGTGTTCGATCTGCCGGAGCGGCGCCTGCCCGCGGCGGCAGCGCGCGTGCGGCTCGACGATGCCGAGGTGCTCGCGGGCCTCGCCCATCGGGCGCTGCGCTCGCTCGGTGTCGTGACGGTGGGCGATCTGACGCGCGTCTTCCGCCTCACGCGGGCACAGGCCGAGGCGGGGCTCGAGTCGGCCGGTGCCGTGAGAGCGAGCGTCGAGGGGTGGCGCGAGACGGCCTACGTCGACCGGGACGCGGCCGTCCTCTCGACGTCACCACACGAGGTCGCGCCGCTCGACGGCCCGCGGCTCGTCGGCCCGTTCGACCAGCTCCTGCGCGATCGCGCACGAGCCCAGCGGGTGTTCGGCTTCGACTACACCTTCGAGGCCTACAAGCCCGTCGCCGACCGCGTCCACGGGCACTACGTGCTCGGCGTGCTCGCGGGCGACCGCTTCGTCGGGCGCGTGGACGCACGACGCGACGGCCCGGCGCTCCTCCTCGGCGAGGTCGTCCCCGAGCGGGGCATGCGTCGGCGCAGCGCAGCGGCCGCGGCGCGGCGCGCGGGTCGACGCCTCGCACGCCAGCTCGAACTCGAGCTCACCGAACCGACCCCGTGA
- the fdhD gene encoding formate dehydrogenase accessory sulfurtransferase FdhD — translation MSRITKTARVLTLREDGSSRRRDDVLAAEEPLEIRVVDRPFSVTMRTPGDDFDLVAGFLVSEGIVSRAEHLPSMIVCAGERPGDSTYNVIDAHLAPGVPLPDLSLERHVYTTSSCGICGTASIEAVTKSSHFPSSDDPSSPSIELATLLALPDRLRAEQAAFERTGGVHAAGLFSLDGELLCLREDVGRHNAVDKVVGWALREDRLPLRDTVLQVSGRASFELVQKCHMAGIPIMSAVSAPSSLAVDLAREVGLTLAGFSRGRSVNVYAGALRVRVPQREHAEAGVN, via the coding sequence GTGTCGAGGATCACGAAGACCGCGCGTGTGCTCACGCTGCGCGAGGACGGCTCGAGCCGCCGCCGCGACGACGTCCTCGCGGCCGAGGAGCCGCTCGAGATCCGTGTCGTCGATCGGCCGTTCTCGGTGACGATGCGCACGCCGGGCGACGATTTCGACCTCGTCGCGGGCTTCCTCGTGTCGGAGGGCATCGTGTCCCGGGCCGAGCACCTGCCGAGCATGATCGTGTGCGCGGGCGAACGCCCCGGTGACTCGACCTACAACGTGATCGACGCGCACCTCGCCCCCGGTGTGCCCCTGCCCGACCTCTCGCTCGAACGTCACGTGTACACGACGAGCTCGTGCGGCATCTGCGGGACGGCATCGATCGAGGCGGTCACGAAGTCGTCGCACTTCCCGTCCTCGGACGATCCGTCGTCACCGTCCATCGAACTCGCGACGCTGCTCGCACTGCCGGACCGGCTGCGGGCCGAACAGGCCGCGTTCGAGCGGACGGGTGGTGTGCACGCGGCGGGCCTGTTCTCGCTCGACGGCGAGCTGCTGTGCCTGCGCGAGGACGTCGGGCGCCACAACGCGGTCGACAAGGTCGTCGGCTGGGCGCTGCGCGAGGACCGCCTTCCGCTGCGCGATACCGTTCTGCAGGTCTCCGGGCGCGCCTCGTTCGAGCTCGTGCAGAAGTGCCACATGGCGGGCATCCCCATCATGTCGGCCGTGAGCGCCCCGTCGTCGCTCGCCGTCGACCTGGCGCGCGAGGTGGGGCTCACGCTCGCCGGCTTCTCGCGCGGCCGCAGCGTCAACGTCTATGCGGGAGCGCTCCGCGTGCGGGTCCCGCAGCGGGAACACGCGGAGGCCGGCGTGAACTGA
- a CDS encoding phosphatase PAP2 family protein — protein MTNHTTERGIRRFRAVVGAPDSRRRRAIAALAIATVLLFVLAGFADEIWDHVVEDASSLAVDLPVQNWMVAHRVPGFTEVISAFSISGGPLWMPIIVGITAIVLAVVRRSWTPLVLTVLAAVGSLLMTIVGKSAVGRERPPIAESVPPYETSFSFPSGHSLNSLVLAGIIGYLLVIGIRSRTGRVLVVVGVVTYVLAMGTSRLYLGHHWVSDVLMAWVLGAAWITILITAHRLWLTARVGDGRRRTAATGTFTGAVTPDEPANAAGSTTTDRPAIVQGPASTDEPAAAPGPTDSEPRPQRTVRRPPTNGRHRRNRRPPPRRCRHPRTRRTDDRERASVDGRHREVAQRMANGERRTAN, from the coding sequence ATGACGAATCACACGACCGAACGGGGCATCCGACGGTTCCGTGCCGTCGTCGGTGCGCCCGACAGCCGCCGTCGCCGCGCGATCGCCGCACTCGCGATCGCCACGGTGCTGCTCTTCGTCCTCGCGGGCTTCGCCGACGAGATCTGGGACCACGTGGTCGAGGACGCCTCGAGCCTCGCCGTCGACCTGCCGGTGCAGAACTGGATGGTCGCACATCGCGTGCCAGGGTTCACGGAGGTCATCTCGGCGTTCAGCATCTCGGGCGGGCCGCTGTGGATGCCGATCATCGTCGGCATCACGGCGATCGTGCTGGCCGTCGTTCGACGATCCTGGACGCCGCTCGTGCTCACAGTGCTCGCCGCGGTGGGCTCGCTGCTCATGACGATCGTGGGCAAGAGCGCCGTTGGACGCGAACGGCCGCCGATCGCCGAGTCGGTCCCGCCATACGAGACCTCGTTCAGCTTCCCGAGCGGCCACAGCCTCAACTCGCTCGTCCTGGCAGGCATCATCGGCTATCTCCTGGTGATCGGCATCCGTTCGCGAACCGGTCGGGTGCTCGTGGTCGTCGGGGTCGTGACGTACGTCCTCGCGATGGGGACGAGTCGCCTCTACCTCGGCCACCACTGGGTGAGCGACGTCCTCATGGCGTGGGTGCTCGGCGCCGCCTGGATCACGATCCTCATCACCGCCCACCGACTGTGGCTCACGGCCCGCGTGGGCGACGGACGACGGCGGACCGCCGCCACCGGAACGTTCACGGGCGCGGTCACCCCGGACGAGCCGGCAAACGCCGCAGGATCGACCACCACCGACCGCCCCGCGATCGTCCAGGGCCCCGCGTCCACCGATGAACCGGCAGCGGCACCGGGACCGACCGACTCCGAGCCACGTCCGCAGCGCACGGTCCGACGACCGCCGACGAACGGTCGACACCGACGGAACCGGCGCCCGCCGCCGCGGAGGTGCCGCCACCCGAGGACACGCCGGACGGACGATCGGGAGCGGGCGAGCGTTGACGGACGACACCGCGAGGTCGCGCAGCGAATGGCGAACGGCGAACGGCGAACGGCGAACTGA
- a CDS encoding bifunctional 2-methylcitrate synthase/citrate synthase, with product MTETIEIYKGLAGVPVDYTAVSKVNPETNSLLYRGYPVQELAANCSFEQVALLLWNGELPSKEELAEFEAFERANRALAPEVRTVIDALPTTSHPMDVVRTAVSVIGASDPETADDSPEANLRKAKRLFAGLPAIVAYDQRRRHGLEPVEARDDLDYSQNFLWLAFGEEQAPEVVDAFRVSMVLYAEHSFNASTFTARVITSTLADLYSAVTGAIGALKGPLHGGANEAVMHTFEEIGEAGQVEAWLDEALASKKKVMGFGHRVYKNGDSRVPTMRAAMERMIDHYGRQDVLDLYVALEEAFGGRKGIKPNLDYPAGPTYHLMGFDTPTFTPIFVASRITGWTAHILEQNASNALIRPLSVYNGPDERHVPGA from the coding sequence ATGACCGAGACCATCGAGATCTACAAGGGCCTCGCCGGCGTGCCGGTGGACTACACCGCCGTGTCGAAGGTGAATCCCGAGACCAATTCGCTGCTGTACCGCGGCTACCCCGTGCAGGAGCTCGCCGCGAACTGCAGCTTCGAGCAGGTGGCGCTGCTCCTGTGGAACGGGGAACTGCCGAGCAAGGAGGAACTCGCCGAGTTCGAGGCGTTCGAGCGGGCGAACCGCGCGCTCGCGCCCGAGGTGCGGACGGTCATCGACGCGCTGCCGACGACGAGCCACCCGATGGATGTCGTGCGGACGGCCGTGTCGGTCATCGGCGCGAGCGACCCCGAGACGGCGGACGACTCGCCGGAGGCGAACCTGCGCAAGGCGAAGCGGCTGTTCGCGGGCCTGCCCGCGATCGTCGCGTACGACCAGCGGCGCAGGCACGGGCTCGAGCCGGTCGAGGCCCGCGACGATCTCGACTACTCGCAGAACTTCCTGTGGCTCGCGTTCGGCGAGGAGCAGGCGCCCGAGGTCGTCGATGCGTTCCGCGTCTCGATGGTGCTGTACGCCGAGCACTCGTTCAACGCGTCGACGTTCACGGCGCGCGTCATCACCTCGACGCTCGCCGATCTGTACTCGGCCGTGACGGGCGCGATCGGTGCGCTCAAGGGACCGCTGCACGGCGGCGCGAACGAGGCGGTCATGCACACGTTCGAGGAGATCGGCGAGGCTGGGCAGGTCGAGGCGTGGCTCGACGAGGCACTCGCGTCGAAGAAGAAGGTCATGGGCTTCGGGCACCGCGTCTACAAGAACGGCGATTCGCGCGTGCCGACGATGCGCGCCGCGATGGAGCGCATGATCGACCACTACGGGCGGCAGGACGTGCTCGACCTGTACGTCGCGCTCGAGGAGGCGTTCGGCGGCCGGAAGGGCATCAAGCCGAACCTCGACTACCCGGCGGGGCCGACGTACCACCTGATGGGCTTCGACACCCCGACGTTCACGCCGATCTTCGTCGCGAGCCGCATCACGGGCTGGACGGCGCACATCCTGGAACAGAACGCGTCGAACGCGCTCATCCGCCCGCTCTCGGTCTACAACGGCCCCGACGAGCGGCACGTGCCGGGCGCCTGA
- the prpB gene encoding methylisocitrate lyase: protein MLYARTTPAEKRAAFRERLDSGELLRLPGAFNPLSARLIERKGFDGVYISGAVLAADLGLPDIGLTTLSEVAGRGRQIARVTELPAIIDADTGFGEPMNVARTVQEIEDAGLAGLHIEDQVNPKRCGHLDGKQVVDAETATKRIRAAVDARRDPNLLVMARTDIRAAEGLDAATDRAKALVDAGADAIFPEAMRTLDEFAAMRAAVDVPLLANMTEFGKSELFSVQQLADVGMNIVIWPVSMLRISMGATGRALDELNEVGHLTGKLDEMQHRADLYDLLDYEAYNRFDTSVFNFRVER, encoded by the coding sequence GTGCTGTACGCCCGGACCACTCCCGCCGAGAAGCGCGCCGCGTTCCGCGAGCGGCTCGACTCGGGCGAGCTGTTGCGCCTGCCCGGCGCCTTCAATCCGCTGAGCGCGAGACTCATCGAGCGCAAGGGGTTCGACGGTGTCTACATCTCGGGTGCCGTGCTCGCGGCCGACCTCGGGCTGCCCGATATCGGGCTCACGACGCTCAGCGAGGTCGCCGGCCGCGGCCGACAGATCGCGCGCGTGACCGAGTTGCCCGCGATCATCGACGCCGACACGGGCTTCGGTGAGCCGATGAACGTCGCCCGCACCGTGCAGGAGATCGAGGACGCGGGGCTCGCGGGGCTCCACATCGAGGACCAGGTGAACCCGAAGCGGTGCGGACACCTCGACGGCAAGCAGGTCGTCGACGCCGAGACGGCGACCAAGCGCATCCGCGCCGCCGTCGACGCACGCCGTGACCCGAACCTGCTCGTCATGGCGCGCACCGACATCCGCGCCGCCGAGGGGCTCGACGCCGCGACGGACCGCGCGAAGGCACTCGTCGACGCGGGCGCCGACGCGATCTTCCCGGAGGCGATGCGCACCCTCGACGAGTTCGCCGCGATGCGTGCGGCCGTCGACGTCCCCCTGCTCGCGAACATGACCGAGTTCGGCAAGTCCGAACTGTTCTCGGTGCAGCAGCTCGCCGACGTCGGCATGAACATCGTCATCTGGCCCGTCTCGATGCTGCGCATCTCGATGGGCGCGACGGGGCGCGCGCTCGACGAGCTGAACGAGGTCGGCCACCTCACCGGCAAGCTCGACGAGATGCAGCATCGTGCCGATCTGTACGACCTTCTCGACTACGAGGCGTACAACCGCTTCGACACCTCCGTTTTCAACTTCCGCGTCGAACGCTGA